One genomic window of Bacillaceae bacterium S4-13-56 includes the following:
- a CDS encoding MFS transporter, with amino-acid sequence MKWKDWDFNLKLRLYGEGVMNILFWSFFPFMTIFFSDTFGKKEASILLIISQFFSVIANLVGGYCADRYGRKKMMVLSVMGQSISFVLFAAANSPWWNSPLATFIAFSLLSICGSFYWPASHAMVADVVDEKNRTQVFAVFYTAINIAVVVGPIIGGLVFFQYRFQMLLAGVIISAILAFVLSRYLRETAPLQAKKETKKRSWYSAIWDEIQDYKIIVNDKMFLLFILAGILIAQTFMQLDLIISVYMKDSVGQQTLLRIFDWKWEVKGAQAFSLVLATNGLLVALFTVYITKVMSKYKESRAFILSSCLYAIAISLFGFFTNVWVLLILISIFTLAELMVAGVQESFISKLAPDHMRGRYFSAASLRFTIGRLLAPISLAFSDWFSYQVVFILLGVLALSGAFLYSILFHRLEKVQPTSTT; translated from the coding sequence ATGAAATGGAAAGACTGGGACTTTAATTTAAAACTACGATTGTACGGTGAAGGTGTAATGAACATTTTGTTCTGGTCCTTCTTTCCGTTTATGACGATCTTTTTTTCGGATACCTTTGGTAAAAAAGAAGCAAGTATATTATTGATTATATCGCAATTTTTCTCTGTAATTGCCAATCTTGTAGGGGGGTACTGTGCTGACCGATATGGTCGAAAAAAAATGATGGTATTATCTGTGATGGGGCAAAGTATATCTTTTGTCCTTTTTGCAGCGGCAAATTCTCCGTGGTGGAATTCTCCTCTTGCAACCTTCATTGCTTTTAGCCTATTAAGTATTTGTGGATCGTTTTATTGGCCAGCTTCCCATGCTATGGTTGCTGATGTGGTAGATGAGAAAAACCGAACACAGGTGTTTGCCGTTTTTTATACTGCAATTAATATCGCAGTTGTTGTTGGCCCTATTATTGGGGGACTTGTGTTCTTCCAATATCGATTCCAAATGCTTCTTGCTGGAGTCATAATAAGTGCTATTTTAGCTTTTGTTCTATCCCGATATCTAAGGGAAACAGCTCCTTTACAAGCAAAAAAGGAGACGAAAAAAAGATCCTGGTATTCAGCTATTTGGGATGAAATACAGGATTATAAAATTATTGTAAATGATAAGATGTTTCTACTATTTATTCTTGCTGGTATATTGATTGCTCAAACCTTTATGCAATTAGACCTCATTATTTCCGTTTATATGAAGGATAGTGTTGGTCAGCAAACTCTATTGCGAATTTTTGATTGGAAATGGGAAGTAAAAGGGGCACAAGCTTTTTCACTTGTCCTGGCTACCAATGGACTCCTTGTAGCTCTATTTACGGTTTATATAACGAAGGTTATGAGTAAATATAAAGAATCAAGAGCGTTCATCCTATCTAGCTGTTTATACGCGATTGCTATATCCCTGTTTGGTTTCTTTACGAATGTATGGGTGTTACTGATTCTTATTTCAATCTTCACACTGGCAGAGCTTATGGTGGCAGGGGTCCAGGAAAGTTTTATTTCTAAGCTTGCCCCTGATCACATGAGAGGCCGATACTTCTCTGCTGCTAGTCTGCGATTTACTATTGGGAGACTACTAGCCCCAATTAGTTTAGCCTTTTCAGATTGGTTCTCTTATCAGGTAGTGTTCATCTTATTGGGTGTTCTTGCATTAAGTGGGGCATTTCTTTACAGTATTCTGTTCCATAGGCTAGAAAAAGTCCAACCCACATCAACAACATAA
- a CDS encoding GbsR/MarR family transcriptional regulator, translated as MAEEKATKEWNEYEQTIEKFIQVIAKNMSLYGITSSVGRLYGVLYFSEKPLTLDEMSQALQMSKTSMSTGVRSLSELRMVETAYKKGIRKDLYHSEEDWYKSFTSLFGNRWRGFTETNIDEAEETIESLHDLLKVTTDEHLKEKITNDLEKLEYAKNYYKWLMKFIQVVESGEIFKLIPRD; from the coding sequence TTGGCTGAAGAAAAAGCTACTAAAGAATGGAATGAGTATGAGCAAACGATTGAAAAGTTTATCCAAGTGATCGCAAAGAATATGTCCTTATATGGAATTACATCCTCAGTAGGTCGCTTATATGGAGTCCTTTACTTTTCTGAAAAGCCATTAACACTAGATGAAATGAGTCAAGCATTACAAATGAGTAAGACAAGTATGTCGACAGGTGTACGCTCGTTATCAGAATTAAGAATGGTTGAAACTGCCTATAAAAAGGGAATAAGGAAGGATTTATATCATTCTGAAGAAGATTGGTATAAATCGTTTACATCTTTGTTTGGGAATCGATGGAGAGGTTTTACGGAGACAAACATTGATGAGGCGGAGGAAACCATTGAGAGCTTACATGATCTTCTTAAGGTGACAACAGATGAACATCTCAAAGAGAAGATTACCAATGATCTAGAAAAGCTTGAGTATGCAAAAAATTATTATAAGTGGCTCATGAAATTTATCCAAGTTGTGGAGTCAGGAGAAATTTTTAAGCTTATTCCAAGGGATTAG
- the yhaM gene encoding 3'-5' exoribonuclease YhaM, with protein sequence MRGISNYQIGEAFDGFLLVKSVTKGTASNGKPFLTLILKDASGEMEAKLWDSTKEDEEHFQPPEIIKVSGEINQFRGKPQLKIQQIRLSSPMDGVQLSDFLEKAPVEQSQLMDRITEVIFEMKNANLQRICRYFIKKYNDDFFVFPAATKNHHEYVSGLAHHVVSMLNLAKSLAQLYPSLNLDLLYAGVLLHDLGKLKELSGVAAPSYTLEGKLLGHISIMSDEITLAAQELEIEGEDVLLLKHMILSHHGKNEWGSPKTPMIREAEILHMIDLIDAKMNMLDRALEKVAPGEFTDRLFAMDNRSFYKPLSQGMVKIE encoded by the coding sequence ATGAGGGGAATTAGTAACTATCAAATTGGAGAAGCCTTTGATGGCTTCTTGTTAGTAAAGTCTGTAACAAAGGGGACGGCAAGTAATGGGAAGCCCTTCCTAACATTGATCCTAAAGGATGCATCAGGTGAAATGGAGGCAAAACTATGGGACTCAACCAAAGAGGATGAAGAACATTTTCAGCCACCAGAAATTATAAAAGTGAGTGGAGAAATCAATCAGTTTCGTGGGAAGCCACAATTAAAAATTCAACAAATTCGATTGAGTAGTCCAATGGACGGTGTTCAACTTTCGGACTTTCTAGAAAAGGCTCCTGTCGAGCAAAGTCAGTTAATGGACCGCATAACCGAAGTGATTTTTGAGATGAAAAATGCAAATCTCCAAAGAATTTGCCGCTATTTTATAAAAAAATATAATGATGATTTTTTTGTTTTCCCTGCAGCCACTAAAAATCATCATGAATATGTTTCGGGGTTAGCCCATCATGTGGTCAGTATGCTTAATTTAGCTAAAAGCCTGGCTCAATTATATCCTTCCCTTAACCTTGACTTGCTTTATGCCGGAGTTCTTCTTCATGACCTTGGCAAATTAAAGGAACTTTCTGGTGTTGCAGCACCTTCTTACACATTGGAGGGCAAATTACTAGGGCATATCTCTATCATGAGTGATGAAATCACACTTGCGGCACAAGAGTTGGAAATTGAAGGTGAAGATGTATTGCTACTGAAACATATGATTCTTTCTCATCATGGAAAAAACGAATGGGGAAGTCCTAAGACTCCGATGATTAGAGAAGCTGAAATTCTGCACATGATTGATTTGATCGATGCAAAAATGAATATGTTAGATCGAGCTCTTGAGAAAGTTGCTCCAGGTGAATTTACTGACCGCTTATTTGCTATGGATAATCGTAGCTTTTATAAACCATTATCACAAGGTATGGTGAAAATTGAATAG
- a CDS encoding sporulation YhaL family protein, giving the protein MFTSVPLWVLLIFLMILFSGYMALRAMRDDYKDEMQVIEKEGQVYMDRIKKDRHKKTS; this is encoded by the coding sequence ATGTTTACTAGTGTCCCATTGTGGGTGTTGTTGATTTTCTTAATGATTCTTTTCAGTGGATATATGGCGTTGAGAGCTATGAGAGATGATTACAAAGATGAAATGCAGGTAATTGAAAAAGAAGGCCAAGTGTATATGGATAGAATAAAAAAAGATCGACATAAAAAAACAAGCTAA